One part of the Chryseobacterium mulctrae genome encodes these proteins:
- a CDS encoding T9SS type A sorting domain-containing protein: protein MKKLYTSALLVCTTAVSFAQNVVWQKDIKSSTQDFLSQVTTTVDQQYLITGSSIQVAGKSAVPSVGSKQNNGYDFHLVKLNQQGEEVWEKYFSGQNHDFLSATVATQEGGFLLAGTSHSGKGLDKKDASKGGSDIWLIRINEFGDELWQKTLGTSQDEEARSVIQTADFGFMVAGNVQNAANGFGSKDVTVIRLDKNGKVLSEIILGGRGLDEVEKMIPTPDGGALLGVYSRSGKSINDKKSMINDKINDQLSFTNYPKSTENFGEGDYWVIKLSKDNKIEWEKNFGGKGDDHLRTMAFTSSGYIIGGESRSEKSGNKTVGIEEGTDVWLISLNTKGEKQWQKSYNFKNRDILMGMNVISGMQGAGSGVNGVNPTKGILLGGYTQAEGRIETDDETFWMLYIDNDGNEQWRKHVKGESRKKEERLAAVAVNKDGSIVLAGTSAEELGKENWKIVKLGDQQIDQLIEKQNIKIYPNPVSDYCYVEIGFEDGSWKLGDGKSEAEITLYDMGGRQLQSLKTKNKITKINTQNLIQGAYLIVVKTDTEKTANAKLIKK from the coding sequence ATGAAAAAACTCTACACGAGTGCATTACTAGTATGCACCACTGCTGTATCGTTTGCTCAGAATGTGGTATGGCAGAAAGATATTAAATCCTCTACTCAGGATTTTCTTTCACAAGTTACCACAACAGTCGATCAGCAATATTTAATAACAGGTAGCAGTATTCAGGTGGCAGGTAAAAGTGCAGTGCCATCTGTAGGTTCAAAGCAGAACAACGGCTACGACTTTCATTTGGTTAAACTCAACCAGCAAGGAGAAGAGGTCTGGGAAAAGTATTTCTCAGGACAAAACCATGATTTTCTTTCGGCAACAGTTGCTACCCAGGAAGGCGGTTTTCTTTTGGCAGGAACGTCTCATTCAGGAAAAGGCTTAGATAAAAAAGATGCTTCCAAAGGAGGATCTGATATCTGGTTGATCAGAATTAATGAATTCGGAGATGAGTTGTGGCAAAAAACTTTGGGAACATCACAGGATGAAGAAGCAAGATCTGTGATTCAGACTGCTGATTTCGGGTTTATGGTGGCGGGAAATGTTCAGAATGCAGCCAATGGATTTGGTTCTAAAGATGTTACGGTAATAAGGCTTGATAAAAACGGAAAAGTACTTTCAGAAATAATTTTAGGCGGAAGAGGTCTGGATGAAGTGGAAAAGATGATTCCTACTCCGGATGGAGGAGCGTTATTGGGAGTTTACTCGAGAAGCGGAAAATCTATCAATGATAAAAAATCAATGATAAATGATAAAATCAATGATCAATTATCATTTACCAATTATCCAAAATCTACAGAAAACTTCGGTGAAGGTGACTATTGGGTGATCAAGCTCAGCAAAGACAATAAAATAGAATGGGAAAAGAATTTCGGAGGTAAAGGTGATGACCATTTGAGAACAATGGCTTTTACTTCTTCGGGATATATTATCGGCGGAGAATCGAGATCTGAGAAATCAGGAAATAAAACGGTTGGAATTGAAGAAGGAACAGACGTCTGGCTGATCTCTTTGAACACAAAAGGTGAAAAACAGTGGCAGAAATCTTACAATTTTAAGAACCGTGATATCCTGATGGGAATGAATGTGATCAGCGGGATGCAGGGTGCCGGAAGCGGGGTGAATGGAGTGAACCCAACCAAAGGAATATTGTTGGGTGGATATACGCAAGCTGAAGGAAGAATTGAAACTGATGATGAGACATTCTGGATGCTTTATATCGACAATGACGGAAACGAACAGTGGCGAAAGCACGTAAAAGGAGAATCGAGAAAGAAAGAGGAACGACTTGCAGCCGTGGCGGTTAACAAGGATGGTTCTATTGTTTTGGCAGGAACAAGCGCTGAAGAATTAGGAAAAGAGAACTGGAAGATAGTCAAACTTGGAGATCAACAGATTGACCAGTTGATCGAAAAGCAAAATATTAAAATTTATCCTAATCCGGTATCGGATTACTGTTATGTTGAGATAGGGTTTGAGGATGGAAGCTGGAAGCTGGGTGACGGAAAGTCTGAAGCTGAAATAACGCTCTACGATATGGGTGGAAGACAGTTACAAAGTCTGAAAACAAAGAATAAGATTACAAAAATCAATACGCAAAATCTGATTCAGGGAGCGTATTTAATTGTCGTAAAAACGGATACTGAGAAAACTGCGAATGCTAAATTGATTAAAAAATAA